The Gadus macrocephalus chromosome 1, ASM3116895v1 DNA window CCAGTTCAGCCATGACGGCAAGATCCACCTGGGGGTGACAAACCTGATCAACGCAGAGTTCGCCTGTGCTGCGGTCCTGATCTCCTTCGGGGCCGTGCTGGGGAAAACCAGCCCGCTGCAGCTGCTGGTCATGGCCCTGCTGGAGATCCCGGTGTACGCAGTCACAGAATGGGCCGTGCTGACCTACCTGAAGATCAACGACGCCGCTGGATGTATTCTGATCCACGTGTTCGCCTGCTACTTCGGCCTGGGCGTCACGTTTGTGTTGTACCGGCCCCGTCTGAACGAAGGCCATGCCAAGGAGGGCTCCAGCTACCAGTCAGACATCCTGTCTGCCATGGGCACCTTGTTCCTGTGGGTGTTTTGGCCCTCTTTCAACTCTGTGTTGGCGCTGAAAGGAGACGACCAGCACAGGGCCGTGCTTCACACCTTCATAGGCCTCAGCGCCTCCACGCTCACAGCGTTCGCACTCTCCTCCATGCTCAACAGGACCGGCAAGCTCACCATGGCTGACATCCAGAATGTGACTCTGGCCGgaggggtggcggtgggggCCTCTGTGGACATGATGATATCCCCTGCAGGGGCTTATGCTCTGGGAATGATGGGCTGCGCCGCCTGCATGCTGGGCTACAGGTACCTGACCCCTTTCTTAGCCCGCCGCCTCAGGATCCAGGACCAGTGTGGGATACACAACCTCCATGGCCTGACCGGACTCATATCCTCCACCGCGGGCATATGTGCTATACTGGTGGCTTCAGAGGAGGTCTACGGACCCAGCATGTATGAGACTTTTGCCCACATGGCACCCGTGGAAGGGGATCCAAAattgctggagctccaggagcaGATCCCGGGTCTACAGCCAGGTTTGGGAAGGACTGCCTTGGAACAGGCCATTTACCAGGTGGCGGCACTGTTATCCACTATTGTAGTGTCGGCGATAGGAGGCGTTATTACAGGATTTGTACTGAAGCTGCCCTATTTTGGATCACCACCAGATGAACTTTGTTTTGATGATGACTTGTTTTTTGAGGTCCCGCATAACTATGAGGCACCTATTACATTCAGtaataaatgtaggcctactacagaGGATTCGGCAGCGTAATGTGTTATCTTGCTATTGAATGAattgtaaatatatttttatttttaaataaacagtTTTTAACATCACAACAGATTGTAAGCACTACAATATGCCTAATGcgttttttatttcaaatgtgTTACCAACACATAACCCAATGCAATAACTATACCCTTCACACCATGGTGCTACGATATAGGAATAAGGCTGTTGCAAACCATCGGGGAGAAAATCTTTCATTGAACTCCTCGAGAGTCTATGATGTTATCAAATAAAGGTGATTAAACGTGTAATACGTTTACTTTTTGTCGTAAAATGTCAGGAGCTAGTCTAATTGTTTCCCTACGTGGAGAAAGATAATACAACGGCTACAGGTTTTAAAGTAGTGTGTAATTCTTCAAAGTACTCGCTAGATGGCAAATGACGTCTGATCGAAGTTAAATACTGTGGTATCCTGACTCGTCTGGTGGGAAACCAAACAACACCCGTGAACAGTTCTCGCGTGAGTGAGCGCAAGTTATCGCGTGACTAAGCGCCATTT harbors:
- the LOC132453482 gene encoding ammonium transporter Rh type B-A-like; this translates as MRQPQMSLRVGLPVFVVVTQLFIVVLFALFVTYDDQTDAKLQGNETVAMDNALYKDYPFFADIQVMIFIGFGCLLAFFRQYGFGGMVFNFLTATFAIQWAILVQGYFQFSHDGKIHLGVTNLINAEFACAAVLISFGAVLGKTSPLQLLVMALLEIPVYAVTEWAVLTYLKINDAAGCILIHVFACYFGLGVTFVLYRPRLNEGHAKEGSSYQSDILSAMGTLFLWVFWPSFNSVLALKGDDQHRAVLHTFIGLSASTLTAFALSSMLNRTGKLTMADIQNVTLAGGVAVGASVDMMISPAGAYALGMMGCAACMLGYRYLTPFLARRLRIQDQCGIHNLHGLTGLISSTAGICAILVASEEVYGPSMYETFAHMAPVEGDPKLLELQEQIPGLQPGLGRTALEQAIYQVAALLSTIVVSAIGGVITGFVLKLPYFGSPPDELCFDDDLFFEVPHNYEAPITFSNKCRPTTEDSAA